A single Penaeus chinensis breed Huanghai No. 1 chromosome 42, ASM1920278v2, whole genome shotgun sequence DNA region contains:
- the LOC125047798 gene encoding TATA-binding protein-associated factor 172-like isoform X1, with product MSSRLDRLFLLLETGGSGVTRQAAAQQLGEVVRLHPHDLTYLLSRVHVYLSSKSWETRIAAGLAVEAIVSNIPQWNPQPVKREYVDEEMCKPVAGRLSLGAFNIGHVLQKGSYLMAADEKQFEAEDENIPMDPVERINCQRKLVNQRLGLDVAEVIGVDTQNLFTNEDLTDSHQGGIASHNGQEKDAVVDIIRKEMKSAGLPLSSREMNRARRKAKLLARQKSMDVSECTSDEGPEKKRMRLASSVTVDQAGSDDEERMVVDEGPVGMYPGEEGTEWPLDSFCELLATDLFSASWEVRHGAATGLRQIIKVHGRGGGKATYHTKEQMEQYHQAWLEDMAVRLVCVLALDRFGDFVSDQVVAPVRETCAQALGGILHLLSDGGVFGVLSLLETMLSWKEWEARHGGLLGLKYLLAVRDDLRSQLLTHAYPHIYKGLVDEMDDVVAVAASCLVPVSDSVVLLLDRKVVTKLVATLWDSLLDIDDLTSSTNSILLLLSKLLSHLSSDASMQSDLKELAPRLWPFLYHSSSSVRGSALATLATLTSASHSAKVKGGNQEVEAQVDIKQENSSNCYDNVTAKVEEMAMEEHSEAEGSSKIDIKQESTNSHDSATAKVEKSPEAEENINKDDKMLVDEEKQDDKKVPPSDDQEMKKDESSSQNQPTEKGKQKEEEMEKEKEEVKNEPENNQADVKFPQEETKCGDYLEWLNPIIQPALTHIYQRALLETSEDNIEFVFKIWEQMLARTSLESLLPAVCPMIASWLCLMMANPKVPLEPTLLLIAHHNKSGEGKRLRVGALNDPAEKAEAKYYLGGCEQYNDPCEKQSVVVRARCAAARLLGCLSNYVIKPMPGIVYPPEETPVLCYIRLLIAHLSSRSAVQRLAAGAVVREWASIYANQECHSLLQNALHSCLMEVVYYDEIALSFTRLQQETRDFMAMLRHYKLPLDEAFINAPVLTLEQIQNLSGHVALTLFNGGRLRPKVHSTLEERRKAIQNNVSQTSTDQISLSTTTQAIISGAVVRFRILPPKLNPIIKPLMDSIKKEKIEQLQALAAKDLTKLLELCMDRQTNPNGKVIKNLASFLCVDQEFTPKIPHEETKNTGDANKQKGILSLSSQLKNAERQLLRRTSSITGRGPGRPPANAKKEDPSEVTEAILDSENQQLAEIQRRGCTTALTHVAQYFGAELPTKVPQLWDLMCSPFIVPPQNEVTVKDSQEAVHQLQLLEVVVPTLHPKLVAEFETKLELFEHWLYHPYSEVRHMTTRVMGSLATVLTVPVMTYVVEQVVPALTAIDNDNKRQGAVECIFAVIDRLGFDVVPYIVLLIVPLLGRMSDQDNSVRLMATHCFATLIRLLPLEGGVPDPPSLSEVLLQQKRREREFLERLLDPSKIENYSVPLPINAELRSYQQSGVNWLYFLNQYRLHGILCDDMGLGKTLQSICILAGDHFSKRKEYQKSGQKENKPLQSLVVCPPTLTGHWVYEVEKFVKRKYLNPLHYFGPPAERYKLRRFFPDHNLIVASYDIVRNEIDFFSQIKWNYVILDEGHVIKNGKTKSSKAIKQLVAHHRLILSGTPIQNNVLELWSLFDFLMPGFLGTERQFMARYAKPILQSRDAKSSSKEQEAGVLAMEALHRQVLPFLLRRVKEDVLKDLPPKITQDYYCDLSPLQQQLYEDFARTQANQDINDALRSTDQEKEVGNKPHSHIFQALQYLRKVCNHPKLVLKPQHPEYERVTAQLKECSSSLSDVTHSAKLPALKQLLLDCGIGAGGGTETEVVVSPHRALIFCQLKGMLDIIEDDLLKRHLPSVTYLRLDGSVPAGSRHALVQRFNADPSIDLLLLTTQVGGLGLNLIGADTVIFVEHDWNPMRDLQAMDRAHRIGQKRVVNVYRLITRGTLEEKIMGLQKFKMMTANTVISHENSSLLSMATNQLLDLFSLDSGGKAEAQNRGGDTGSTQGLGVGCTGAKAVLENLPELWAEDQYQSEYELTAFMQSLKK from the exons CCATGGATCCTGTGGAGCGTATTAATTGCCAGCGGAAGTTAGTGAATCAGAGACTCGGCCTAGATGTTGCAGAAGTCATTGGGGTTGACACTCAGAATCTATTTACAAATGAAGATTTAACAGACTCACATCAAGGGGGAATTGCCTCACACAATGGCCAGGAAAAA GATGCAGTTGTGGATATAATAAGAAAGGAGATGAAATCTGCGGGTTTACCATTAAGTTCCAGGGAAATGAATAGGGCTCGGCGGAAAGCCAAGTTGTTAGCAAGACAGAAGTCGATGGATGTGTCTGAATGT ACCAGTGACGAGGGACCAGAGAAGAAGCGCATGCGTCTGGCAAGTTCTGTGACTGTGGATCAAGCAGGAAGCgatgatgaggagaggatggtggTTGATGAAGGACCTGTAGGAATGTATCCAGGAGAGGAG GGAACTGAGTGGCCCTTAGATTCCTTTTGTGAGCTTCTTGCAACAGACTTGTTCAGTGCCTCTTGGGAGGTGCGACATGGAGCTGCAACAGGGCTCAGGCAAATCATTAAAGTACATGGAAGAGGTGGTGGGAAGGCTACTTATCACACTAAAGAACAA ATGGAACAGTATCACCAAGCCTGGCTAGAGGACATGGCTGTGCGGTTGGTCTGTGTCTTGGCTCTAGACCGCTTTGGTGATTTTGTATCAGATCAAGTTGTGGCGCCTGTGAGGGAGACATGTGCACAAGCTCTGG GTGGAATCTTGCACTTACTCTCAGATGGGGGTGTCTTTGGTGTCCTTAGCTTGCTGGAAACAATGTTGTCGTGGAAGGAATGGGAGGCTCGCCATGGGGGTTTACTTGGCCTCAAGTACCTCTTGGCTGTCCGAGATGACCTCAGGTCGCAGCTCCTCACTCatgcatatccacatatatacaaag GCTTAGTGGATGAGATGGATGATGTGGTGGCTGTGGCTGCGTCTTGTCTGGTTCCTGTGTCTGACAGTGTTGTCTTGCTGCTGGACCGAAAAGTAGTTACAAAGCTGGTGGCTACATTGTGGGATTCGCTTCTTGACATAGATGACTTAACTTCCTCGACCAACTCCATATTACTGCTTTTATCAAAACTTCTTTCCCATTTAAGTAGTGATGCCAG CATGCAAAGTGACCTGAAAGAACTGGCTCCAAGGCTTTGGCCATTTCTTTACCACTCGAGTAGTTCTGTGCGAGGATCTGCCCTTGCAACTTTAGCTACCCTCACATCAGCCTCACACAGTGCAAAGGTTAAAGGAGGAAATCAAGAAGTGGAAGCACAAGTTGATATTAAACAAGAAAACTCATCAAACTGTTATGACAATGTGACAGCCAAAGTGGAGGAAATGGCAATGGAAGAACAttcagaagcagaaggaagtaGTAAGATAGATATTAAACAAGAAAGCACAAACTCTCATGACAGTGCAACAGCCAAAGTAGAGAAGTCGCCGGAGGCAGAGGAAAATATCAACAAAGATGATAAGATGTTGGTAGACGAGGAGAAACAAGATGACAAGAAAGTCCCTCCCTCAGACGATCAGGAGATGAAAAAGGATGAGAGTAGCAGTCAAAATCAGCCAACAGAAAAGGGAAAgcaaaaagaggaggaaatggaaaaagaaaaggaggaagtgaaaaatgAACCTGAAAATAATCAAGCAGATGTCAAATTTCCTCAAGAGGAGACAAAATGTGGGGATTATCTGGAATGGCTGAACCCTATCATCCAACCAGCTCTCACTCACATTTATCAGAGAGCGTTGTTAGAAACCTCAGAAGACAACATTGAATTTGTTTTCAAG ATATGGGAGCAGATGCTGGCAAGGACGAGCCTTGAGAGCTTGCTGCCAGCTGTGTGTCCTATGATTGCTTCTTGGCTCTGCCTCATGATGGCCAACCCCAAGGTTCCACTAGAGCCAACACTCTTACTAATTGCTCATCATAATAAG TCAGGTGAGGGGAAGCGATTGCGTGTCGGCGCCCTAAATGATCCAGCAGAAAAAGCTGAAGCCAAATATTACCTGGGTGGTTGTGAACAGTATAATGATCCTTGTGAGAAACAATCTGTGGTTGTGAGGGCCAGATGTGCTGCTGCAAGACTCCTAG GTTGCCTTTCAAACTATGTGATTAAGCCCATGCCAGGGATAGTGTACCCTCCCGAGGAAACTCCTGTTCTGTGCTACATTCGCCTTCTTATTGCACATCTCAGCTCTCGTTCGGCAGTGCAGCGACTAGCAGCAGGAGCTGTGGTTAGGGAATGGGCATCAATATATGCCAACCAAGAGTGCCATTCACTCCTTCAGAATGCTCTACATTCATGTCTGATGGAGGTTGTCTACTATGATGAAATTGCTTTGTCTTTTACAAG ATTACAGCAGGAAACACGTGACTTCATGGCTATGCTAAGACATTATAAGCTTCCTTTAGATGAGGCCTTTATAAATGCTCCAGTATTAACCTTAGAACAG ATTCAGAATCTCAGCGGGCATGTAGCTTTAACATTATTTAACGGAGGACGCCTTAGACCCAAAGTTCATAGTACACTGGAGGAGAGACGGAAAGCTATTCAAAATAATGTGTCGCAAACCTCAACAGACCAGATAAGCTTATCTACGAC GACTCAGGCAATAATCTCTGGTGCTGTAGTGAGATTTCGGATTTTACCACCCAAGCTCAACCCAATTATTAAGCCTCTCATGGACAGCATCAAGAAGGAAAAGATCGAACAATTGCAG GCTTTAGCAGCAAAGGACCTTACCAAACTGCTGGAGCTGTGTATGGACCGACAAACCAACCCAAATGGCAAAGTGATCAAGAATCTTGCTTCTTTTCTCTGTGTAGATCAGGAATTTACTCCTAAAATTCCTCATgag gaaACCAAGAACACAGGAGATGCCAATAAACAAAAAGGAATTTTGAGCTTGTCATCACAGCTAAAG AATGCAGAGCGCCAGCTTCTGAGGCGAACTTCATCAATTACAGGACGAGGCCCAGGAAGACCACCAGCCAATGCAAAGAAAGAAGACCCTAGTGAGGTTACTGAGGCCATCTTAGACTCAGAG AATCAACAGCTAGCAGAAATTCAACGGAGAGGATGCACAACCGCTCTGACACATGTTGCTCAGTACTTTGGTGCTGAACTGCCAACCAAAGTTCCTCAGCTATGGGATCTTATGTGTAGTCCATTCATTGTACCTCCCCAGAATGAGGTTACTGTGAAGGATTCACAGGAGGCAGTGCACCAGCTGCAGCTTCTGGAGGTTGTGGTACCAACGCTACATCCTAAGTTGGTTGCAGAG TTTGAGACAAAGTTAGAGCTGTTTGAGCACTGGCTCTACCATCCATACAGTGAAGTGCGCCACATGACGACTCGAGTGATGGGCTCCCTTGCCACTGTGCTGACTGTGCCTGTAATGACCTATGTGGTGGAGCAGGTTGTGCCAGCGCTGACTGctatcgataatgataacaagcgaCAAGGAGCTGTTGAATGCATATTTGCTGTCATTGATCGTTTGGGATTTGATGTTGTGCCTTACATTGTTCTCCTTATTGTGCCTTTATTAG GTCGTATGAGTGACCAAGATAATAGTGTCCGCCTCATGGCCACACATTGTTTTGCAACTCTCATCCGATTATTGCCTCTTGAGGGGGGTGTGCCAGACCCTCCCAGTCTGAGTGAGGTCCTCTTACAGCagaagcgaagagaaagggagtTCCTCGAGAGACTGCTTGATCCATCCAAAATTGAGAATTACAGTGTTCCCTTGCCTATTAATGCAGAGTTGAGGTCATATCAACAA AGTGGAGTGAACTGGCTTTATTTCCTGAACCAATACAGACTTCATGGAATCCTGTGTGATGACATGGGTCTTGGCAAGACTTTGCAGTCAATCTGCATTCTAGCAGGTGATCACTTCAGCAAAAGAAAGGAATATCAG AAATCGGGCCAGAAGGAAAATAAACCCCTCCAATCCCTGGTGGTTTGCCCTCCGACCCTCACAGGACATTGGGTCTATGAGGTTGAGAAGTTTGTCAAGAGGAAATACTTGAATCCACTACACTACTTCGGCCCTCCAGCAGAGAGATACAA actAAGGAGGTTCTTCCCAGACCACAACCTGATAGTAGCATCTTATGACATAGTAAGAAATGAGATTGATTTCTTCTCACAAATTAAGTGGAATTACGTGATTCTCGATGAGGGTCATgttataaaaaatggaaaaacaaag TCTTCAAAAGCCATTAAGCAACTTGTGGCTCACCATCGGCTGATTCTGTCAGGCACCCCCATACAAAACAACGTCCTAGAACTGTGGTCACTCTTCGATTTCTTGATGCCTGGATTCTTGGGCACAGAAAGGCAGTTTATGGCCCGCTATGCCAAGCCAATCCTTCAGTCACGGGATGCTAAGAGCTCAAGCAAGGAGCAAGAAGCGGGGGTTCTGGCTATGGAAGCACTCCACAGGCAGGTTCTTCCTTTCCTACTGCGGCGAGTCAAGGAAGATGTTCTGAAGGATTTGCCTCCTAAGATTACTCAG GATTATTACTGTGATCTAAGTCCTTTGCAACAACAGTTGTATGAGGACTTTGCACGTACACAAGCCAACCAGGATATTAACGATGCACTTAGAAGTACAGACCAAGAGAAGGAAGTTGGAAACAAGCCCCATAGTCATATATTCCAG GCACTCCAGTATTTGAGAAAAGTGTGCAACCACCCAAAGCTGGTACTAAAGCCACAACATCCTGAGTACGAGCGGGTAACAGCCCAGCTCAAGGAATGCAGCTCTTCTCTGTCAGATGTAACACATTCTGCAAAATTGCCAGCTCTGAA ACAGTTGCTTCTGGATTGTGGCATTGGTGCTGGTGGAGGAACAGAGACTGAAGTTGTTGTGTCACCCCATCGGGCGCTCATTTTCTGTCAGCTGAAGGGCATGTTAGACATAATTGAAGATGATTTATTAAA GCGACACTTGCCAAGTGTGACATACTTGAGGCTCGATGGTTCAGTCCCTGCAGGATCCAGACATGCCCTTGTGCAGCGGTTCAATGCCGATCCCTCCATCGATCTACTGCTGCTCACAACACAAGTGGGAGGGCTAGGACTTAATCTGATAGGGGCAGATACC GTGATTTTTGTAGAGCATGACTGGAATCCGATGCGGGATCTACAGGCCATGGATCGTGCTCATCGAATTGGCCAAAAACGTGTCGTCAATGTTTACCGCCTTATCACGAGAGGAACCCTTGAGGAGAAGATTATGGG ATTGCAGAAATTTAAGATGATGACAGCAAACACAGTGATCAGCCATGAGAATTCTAGTCTGCTTAGCATGGCCACCAATCAG CTGCTAGATCTGTTCTCTCTTGATTCTGGTGGCAAGGCTGAGGCACAAAACAGAGGTGGTGACACAGGTAGCACTCAGGGTCTTGGAGTTGGCTGCACAGGAGCAAAAGCAGTGCTGGAGAATCTGCCAGAGCTTTGGGCTGAAGACCAATATCAAAGTGAATATGAACTCACAGCATTTATGCAATCCCTTAAAAAGTAA